Genomic segment of Numida meleagris isolate 19003 breed g44 Domestic line unplaced genomic scaffold, NumMel1.0 unplaced_Scaffold404, whole genome shotgun sequence:
CGCTCTGCGCCAGCGCGGCCTTCGCCTGGTGGAGCTGGGCCTGGGGGAAGGGGCGAGGAGGGGCTCAAGCCAAGGGCTCGACCCGGCACGGAAGGATTGGGGTGGGAGGTGGCGGAGGTTCCCCACCTCGGTGGTCTCCAGCCGTGCTGTCAGCTCCTTGCCTGCCTCccgcagctcctgcagctcccggccccgctgctCTGATTCCTTGcggtgctgctccagctccgtGCCCAGCGCGCTGCGGGAAGTTCATCCCAGAATCACGATGTGCTGCCGACATCCCacccccaacccaaccccaaccaCAACCCCGCAGCCCGAGCCCACCTCACGCGTCCATCCAGCTCCTCTGCGTGCCTCTCCCGCTCCCGTAGCGTCTCCTGGAGCTCCCGGAGCTGCTCCCGGAGCTGCCGGTTCTCCCCGTCCAACCTTTGCGCTTTCTCCTTTTGGTTCCCTAGGGCCGCCCGGAGGTCGCTCACTTGTCCCTTCAAGTCCCACGCCGCTCGACGACGATGGGCACCGCCGACCGGAGCCGCCCCGGCGCACGAAGCCGCCGCGGTGGCCGGGGCTGCCCCGCAGGTCCCTTTCCCGGCCCTCGGCGCGGCGCTCACCGTCATGGCTTTACGTGGAGGCCCTGGGGAGGAACCCGCGATGCATTCCCGGCGCTCACACGACAACCGGGCGCCCTCCCCGCCCCGTTACCTGGCCCCGGGGCAGCCGGCACGCTCAGCGCCCGCAGCGGGGCTCGGCCCGGAGGCTGCGACGAGGTGGGGCCGGAGCGGGCCCGTTTCTGTGGGGGCAGAGCGGAGGTAACGCCGGGCCTAGGGGCGAGACCAGGCCGCGGGGAGGGGGAACCGGACCCTACCTGCTCGGGAGCCGCCGGCTGCGGGCCGGGAGCCGCCCGCTTGGCCGCAGCCCTACGAACCGGGAGCCGCGAGGTGGGAGCGGGGACGGGGAGCGGCGCAACCACCGCCATCCCCGGCGCGGAACCCGCGCTGCCACCAGAAGCCACCGCCGCCATTGCGCGCCCACCTTCAAACTCCTCAGCGCCGCGCGCCCATTGGCCGCCGCTCCTCCAATCGCCGCACACTGTTCCTCTCTCAGTCCCGCCCACCTTACCCTGACCACCAATCAGCGCGCTGCCTCCCGGCCCGCCGATAGGAGGGAGGTCACGTGACGCTCACCGGCGGCGAGCAACGGTCGGGATGGGCGGGGCTGggcgggaggggcggggccACAGTTCCTGTTCCCGCCCAGCGCGGCCATTTTGCGCTTCCCTCAGCGACGGCGCCATGTTCCGATCCTCCCACAGGGGCGGTCCCTGCACCTCCGAGTGCTTTAGAGCCCTCCCCCTTAAAAAGTAGAGCTCTCATGGCTTGAGGAGCGCTCTGTCCCTCCAAATATCgtgattttctccaaaaacGGTTGCGATCTCACCATAAAAAACGATGCTTCGCCAAAAATGGTCCTCCCTCAGAAGCAAATGGCTGGGCCTCTCCGCTCCCTGTCAGCAGAATGGgtgccctgctcagcacaggtCGGTCTGTGGGTCTGTGCCGCGTCCCCTCCACGCTCTGGGACCCACGGggtcagctctgcagtgctggggggtTCTCTCAGCTTCTGGGGGTGCACAGAATGGCAGTGGGACACAAAGGGCTTTCCCTGGTGCCCCCACCTTGAGGAAGGTTGGTGTGGGCTTTTTAAGCAATTATgagcattgctttttttttttttttagtattttaaaatatatatttctaagtTTTCTAAgtattgttctttattttcttgtttgtatgtattttttgtctgttgaGCTGTTTTCCACCTTTTTAGCTTTCTGGAGGGAGCCTTGTTCCGCTGGGAAAGCAGCGCATGGTGAGCAGGGTGGGCTTGTTATGCCATAGGCAGAGCCCACGTTCCTTTGGGGCCAGGATGAAAACTGATTCTGTTTCGCGGAACCAAATGCCCAAGAACTGATAACGATCAATAATCCATTACCATCAGCACGTGTTCTTTATTATACTGCAAGAGACAACAGGGTTAACACCCAAAGCAGTTTTCTACCTTTGCTTCTATGTGCATGCTTGTATTTACAAAAGTATTACATATTCATTAGATTTCCACAAAGCCTGATGCATGATTGCATTATTTCTCAAGATGTCCGTCCCTTTTCCAGGAAATCTGTCGCTGTccgttttctttctttctatggTTTCGTTCTTGTAAGTGGTTTGGAGTTGGAGGTCGTGCATCCTCAGTTTGGTGGTCTCTCAGGCAACTTTGGATCACAAAAATGCAGGTATTCTCACTCAACATAAGTACTGGCTTGTCTTGTTCGCATTGTCGATTTCCTTGCTTGCTTGAGTTATCGTGATGTTGATATCCACTGCAATCAGTGGTGCACTAAGCTCAACACCTGTGGTCACTGTGAGGTGCAGTTCATCTCTCAATCCGattcttccatttgtttgtctggaaaagaaagcaaaagcgAGGGATGCTGAGGTGGGACAGCTTGTCATCCCATGGGAAACCCCACATTCCTTTGGTTTGGAGAAGACTCACCCAATTCTTCACTTTCTaccactggaaaagaaagaacaagcaaTGCGTGATGAGGTCAGACAGCATGCCATCCCATGGGAAACCCCATATTCCTTTTGGGCTCAGGGAAGAAGACTCACCCACATCTTTGGTTcgtttcactgaaaaagaaagggaaaaacaacacGTGATGGGAATAACATCTCATCTCACAGCTAACGCAGAGAGACCCTTccgtttttcttttcttttcttttcttttcttttcttttcttttcttttcttttcttttcttttcttttcttttcttttcttttcttttcttttcttttNttcttttcttttcttttcttttcttttcttttcttttcttttcttttcttttcttttcttttcttttcttttcttttcttttcttttcttttcaagttgGGAGGGGTTACTCACATGATTCTACAGTTAGCttatctggaaaagaaacaaatcagaaatgcaTGATGAGAAGGGTCAGAAGATCATCCCATGGCTGATCCCTTGGGAAGACCCCAAATTGCTTTGGTTTGGGGAGGGAGACTTACTCAGGTTTGCAGCACGTAAacctgcaaaggaaaagcagaaacagtgcATGATGAGAGGAACATCtcatcccacagctcccacagGAAGACCTCAGTGTTTTTAATATGGGAGGGGAAACTCACACATCTCTTCAGCTTGCTCCTctggaaaaggaggagaaaagtaGCGCATGGCCAGAGGTGATTTTACATCCCATACGTAGTCCCTTGGGAAGACCGCATATACCCTGAGTTTAGAGACTGCAACTTACTGAACACTGAATTGTCCTTCTCTGCCAAGAGGAAATAGAAAAGCATCGCGTGATGAGGTGGGACAGCTTGTCATCCCATGGGCAACACCATATTCCTTGGATTTGGGGAAGAAGACTCACCCACTGCTTCAGTTTGTTCCACTGGGAATAAAGAGAAGAGCAACACATGATGAGAGGAACATCTCATCCCACAGCTCACACAGGACAAaactctctttcttttttttttaatttgaaaggaGAACTCACCCAGTTTTGCAGCTAGTATCTCTGCAGCAGAACCAAATAGGAGATGCATGATGAGAATGATCAGATGATCATCCCATGGCTGATCCCATGGGAAGACCCCAGATTCCTTCACTGTAGGGAGGGAGACTTACTCAGATCTGCAGCACTTAAAGCTGcgaaggaaaagcagaaacagtgcGTGAGGAGAGGAACATCtcatcccacagctcccacagGAAGACCCCAGGATTTTTCATTTGAGTGGAGAGACTCACCCAACTCTTCCAATTCAGTCTCTgtaaaagaacaagaaaagcagtgcaTGGTGAGAGGGGATTTTTCATCCCATACACTGTCCCTTGGGAAGACCCCACATTCCCTCTATTTATTGACTTCAACTTACTCCACACTGAATTCCGtattgctgcaaaaaaaaaagaaaaagcagtgcatGAAGGATGGGACAGCTTGTCATCCCATGGGAAACCCCAAATTCCTTTGGTTTGGGGAAGAAGACTCACCCACTGCTTTAATTACTCcaactggaaaggaaagaaaaagcatcgCATGATGAAGTGGGACAGCTTGTCATCCCATGGGAATCCCCATATTCCTTTGGTATGTGAAATAAGACTCACTCAACTCTTTAGTTCGTTCCTCTgggaaagaaagtgaaaagcaaCGCATGATGAGAGGAACGTCTTATCCCACAGCACACGCAGGCAGAgccctttgtttttaatttgggtGGAAGGACTTACTCAGTTTTGCAgctattttctctgcaaaagaaacaaataagcAATGCATGATGAGAAGGGTCCAATTTTGATCCCATTGGAAGACCCCTAATTGATTCCTTCTAGGGAGGATAACTTACTCAGGTCTGCAACACGTAAACCTGCATAGGAGATGCAGAAACAGTGCGTGATGAGAGGAACATCTCATCCCACAGCTCCCAAAGGAAGTCCCcagcatttttaatttggaaGGAGAGACTCACCCGTCTCTTCACAGTCCTTCTctggaaaagacagagaaaagcagtgcatgGTCAGAGGGGATTTTTCATGCCGTATATAGTCCTTTGGGAAGACCCCAAATTCCCTGAGCTTAGTGACTGCGACTTACTCAGCAATGAATtccatttctctgcaaaaaagaaagaaaaaggatcgCATGATGAGGTGGGACAGCTTGTCATCCTGTGGGAAACCCCACATTCCTTGGGTTTGGGGAAGAAGACTCACCCACTGCTTCAGTTTGTTCCactggaaataaagagaaaagcagtgcatgATGAGAGGAACATCTCATCCCACAACTCCCACAGGCaaatcctccttttttttttttctactttcgGAGGGAGGACTCACCCAGTTTTGCAGCTTGCTTCTCTGCAAAAGAAACCAATAAGAAATGCATGGTGAGAAGTGTCAGATGACCATCCGATGGCTGATCCCGTGGGAAGACCCCAATCCACTTGGGTTTGGGGATGGAGACTTACCCAACTTCAAATCCCTTCtctctgcaaaggaaaagtGGAATCATTGCATGATGAGAGGAACGTCtcttcccacagctcccagaggCAGAAcgtttaaaattaataaaacgTTAGAGGAAGACTCACCTGATCTTGCGTTTtgttcagctgaaaacaaacaaaaaaaaaagagaggagcaGTGCATGGTCAGAGGGTGCAGATACTCATCCCACGACTAATGCCAGGGGAAACCCTGAATTCCCTCAGACTAGGGAAGGAGACTTACCCAACTGTGcaccttttctctctgcaaaatagaagcaaaggaaatgcatgGTCAGAGGGAACAGCTGCTCATCCCATGGCTGCTCCCATGCCCAGACCCCAAACATTTTGTTCTGGGAAGTGGCCAATGACCAATTTGGTCTCAAGAACGTATTCAAGGAATGGAAAGGAATGGAATGGGCAAGAGTTTTGCAAGTAGATCAATCAGGATCGACACATCCCATGACCCCAGTACATCCCATGGCCCCAAAGGCCCCATGGCCCCAACCCATCCCATAAACCCAGCACTCTGCAGTCTTCTGTCAGTTCCATTCAAGGGACTTTGGTGGTGGAAGGAAGGGCTGCAAGGACTCACTCAGCTCTCTGCGCTGTgtcactggaaaacaaagcatagGTAGAGGTGGTCAGCAGGGGAGCTTGGTTTCTGGGGATATCTCCAGAGGCTCTGGACCTTCCCACCTGCCCCACGCTCCAGCCACATTCCTGTCTTCCCACCCTcaccccttttctttttccccttccttcactccccccccaaaaaaggcaAACGTTACTGAATGAGCACTGGGACTCTCAAGGAaaatctcccttcctcctcctgtgtACCTCCATGGACAAGAGCTCAGCACCACCCCGACCATCCCTGtccctcccagcacctccctgcgCTCCATCCCCTCCACTCTCAGCTCACCTCGCTTCCtatgcagaaaaacaatgatGACAAATGACCCAAGCAGAAGTGTGAGGACCACAGCCAGACCTGCTGCCCAGGAATGGATGATCGGGGAAAAGGGATCTGGAAAAACCACCAGGAAAAGGCTTCCATTTCCATTGCCATGTGTGGAAAAGCAAGAGTCAGACTTGGGAGATGCCAGAATGCAAAGGGGCAGCACGcagggagcagtgaggcacAATGGCAGCGTCCCCAGACTGGCACGGGtggaggagctgctcagcagcctgtgcccaCTGCCACTAAGCCATGTAGGAACCCATCCCagaaacccaacccaaccacctCATCCATGCAGATCCATCCCCAAATCACACAGTGTGCCCGCTCCAACCCAAGCATCTCCTGGAACAACTCAGCCCCAACCTCTCTCAAAGGCTTGTGTCCTTCATCACTCCATGCGTGGccatgaggatgaggatggacAGAGGTGGGGGTGGGACACACAAACCCAGCGACACGTGGAGGCGTCACCCCAGCCACTGACCTGACACCTCCAGGTTCACCACAGCATCTGCATAGCCATCACCATCCTGCACAGTGCAGATGTACGAGCCGCTGTCGGAGGAGGTGACGGCAGTGATGCGCAAATCCAGGTTTCCATCAGAGAGACCATGCCGGAGCAGTTCTGTCCTCCCTTTATATTCCTCCATCTGCTCCAGGTCCACTCCATTTTGGTAGTGGTGCACAAGCCCACCGGACCGTTGCAGGATCCATCTGATGTCTGAGCTCCGTGCATCCTTGCAAGGGGACAAGTGGCAGCGCAGCACAGCATCCTGTCCCACGATGGCAGTGACATGGGGCCTCGGTGCCAcccccctgctctgggctgtgcaATGAGAAGGGCACGGAGAGACGGTGAGCTGGTGCCTGCGTTCTTgtgggggcagggagcagcacagggggaGGTGGTGTGCGCTGCATCCCTTGTGCAAGAGCTGtagagggagcaggagggagtgGGGAAGGATTCGTGGGTGTGGGAGCCCACTCACAACATGTGGAGGAAGTGAAGAAGAGACAGAATTTCTACACAAAATCACGCGTTTCATGGAAGAACCACAGTGAAAGTGAAACCGAAGcggggctgggtgctgtgcttgagtcctccctgccccacagccgctcccctcccccacagcaacagctgcggcaggcacagcagccccacaggaCCCCTACCTGATCCCAGGcggaggaggagcagagccaggagatgAGGCAGGAGGCTCCTCCATGGGTGGGCAGTCCTTGGGTGGTTGCAGCCCGATCCGGAGTGCatctgtgctggagaagaggagggggaaaggaggtggggaaaggagagagaggaaggagacagaTACGGAGATGCTgtagaagatgaggaagaagatttggaaagaagatggggaaaaagtttgtgaagaaaatgagggaagaaGCTGTAGGAGAAGAGAGGGACCCAGAGGGTTCCAGCCCCCAGGGGAGGAGGGGACGGGGTCACTGGAACGAGAGTTCCATGAGCGCAACCCCCACTGCCTTGGGCAGTGCCAGTGCTCCTGCCAGGCTGCGGGGCAGAGCAGGTGTCCCCCCAAGGATTTCCCCCCCAAGGAGCCCCACCGAGAGAGAAATCCCTCACCTGAACTGCAGGAAGCGTGCCGCTACGCCCAGCTTCTCCTACCTTTGCCCAGTTCCAGGGTGCAGTAGGAGGAAGTTGGCCATGGATCAATACGGGCAAAGGTTGGAGGACGTTAAACAAATCCCATGGCAACTTGGCACGCAGCCTTGGGCCTCTGCATGCACGAGGAACACGCAGCCAGCAGAAGCATTGCCATAGCAGAGGGGaaagctgcaggctgtgctccaGGAGCTTGCTCTAAGCTGTGCCCAAGGTGCAATGGTTTCTTTGCTCATTTCGGATTTTTAAGTAACCGAGCATTAATGCAGAAATGAATCAATGTTTGTCCCTGGGACACCACTTCCCACGGTGGGGGAATGCGGGGACCAGATAGGTTTTGTGGTGAAGGTGGGAGATCGGTGGGTGCACTCAGTGCCTGGAATCTGGGTTCCTCTGATGAACGAGAGCTGTAATGGGGGGGAGTGAAAGGGGCAGGGCCATCCCCTTGTATGTGTGCTGGAAGCATTGTTGGCTGCAAGCTCATTCAGCAGCACCCCGCCAAGCCATAAGCTGCTGGTCAAGCTCTTGGTGTTAATGGTTGccatcagcacagcagaagagaaatgcacACGGCTGGGCCAGCAGGAGAAACCTTTTTGGCTGTTGCTGCTTTGGGGCATTCAAGCTGAGGGATGGGGGTTGTACTGGGGGGAGAGTCCCATCTGTGCTGTGGGACCCGTGGTGTCAGCTCTGAAGTTCTGGGCTGTTCCCATGGCGCCTGGGTCTGCGCCAGCACCGGGATGGGACACAGAGGGATCTCACTGGTGCTACCCCTCGAGGAACAttagtgtgggtttttttcagttattattaGTGTTACTCTTTTTAAttgtagatttttatttaagtattgttcttcattttcttgtttgtgaGTATTTTTTGTCTATTAAGTTGTTTTCGTGCTTTTTAGCTTCCTGGAGGGAGCCTTGTTCCGCTGGGAAAGCAGCGCATGGTGAGCAGGGTCAGCTTGTTATGCCATAGGCAGAGCCCACGTTCCTTTGGGGCCAGGATGAAGACTCATCCTGTTTCGCGGAACCAAATGCCCAAGAACTGATAACGATCAGTAATCCATTACCATCACCAGGTGTTCTTTATTGTACTGCAAGAGATGATGGGGATAACACCCAAAGCAGTTTTATACCTTTGCTTCTGCGTGCATGCTTGTATTTACAAAAGCGTTACGTGTTCATTAGATTTCCACAAAGCCTGACACATGGTCATACTATTTCCTAAAATGTCCATCCCTTTTCCAGGATCTCTGTATCCAccccctttcttcctttctatgatttctttcttccaacTGGATTGCACTTGGAGGTCGTGCATCCTCAGTTTGGTGTTCCCTCAGGCAGCTTTGTGTCCCAGCAGTGCATTGCAGGTGTTCTCACTCAGTGCAAATTCTGCCTCCTCTTGTTCCCGCTGTGGATTTCCTTGGTGACTTCCCGTTATGGTGTTGCTGTTGGTATCCTGTGCAATCAGCTCCTGCAGTAAGCGTAACTCCTGTGTTTGTTGCAAGGCGCAGTTCATCTCTCATTTCTATTCTGCAGATGGtttatctggaaaagaaagcaaaagcgAGGGATGCTGAGGTGAGACAGCTTGTCATCCCATGGGAAACCCGACATTCCTTTGGTTTGGGGAAGACTCATTtgattcttttgtttctgccactggaaaaggaagagaaaagcaacacatGATGAGGTGGGACAGCTTGTCATCCCATGGGAAACTCCAAATTCCTTTGGTTAAGGTAGGAAAACTCACCCCCTCCTTCAGTTTGGTCcactgggaaagaaagggaaaagcaacgCAAGGTGAGAGGAACATCTCAACCCACAGCTCTCACAGAAAGACCCCagcttttttaatttgagaGGGCAAACTCACCCATCTCTTCACAGTGTTCCtctgaaatacaaagagaaaagcagcgCAAGGTCAGAGGTGATTTTTCATCCCTTAAGTAGTCCCTTGGGAAGACCCCACATTCCCTCAATTCAGTGACTGCTACTTACTCAACAGTGAATTCTGattctctgaataaaaaaagaaagaaaaagcaaggctTGATGAGGTGGGACAGTTTGTCATCCCATGCTAAACCTCAAATGCCTTTGATTTGGGAAAGAAGACTCACCAACTGCTTCAGTTTGTTCCACTGGAAAAGTAAGGGAAAAACAATGGATGATGAGAGGAACATTTCATCCCACCGCTCCCTCAGGAAGACCTCAGCGTTTTTAATCTGGGAGGGGAGACTCACCCAACTTTTCAAATTgtctctctggaaaaaaaagagaaaagcagtgtaTGGTCAGATGGGATTTTTCATCCCATACGCAGTCCCTTGGCATGACCCCAATTCCCCTCTGTTTAGAGACTGCAACTTACTcatttttgaattctttttctctgcaaaaaaagaaagtgaaaaacaagacTTGATGGGATGGGGCAGCTTGTCATCCCATGGGAGACTGCAAATTCCTTGGGTTCAAGGAGGAACACTCACCCGATTCTTTAGCTTGTTCccctgaaaaagaaagagaaaagcaacgCCTGATGAGAGGAACGTCTCATCCCACAGCTCACACAGGCAGAGccctttgtttttcatttctgagagaAGACTCACCCAGTTCTGCAGCTTGTTTCTCTGCAtaagaaacaaataagaaatgcaTGATAAGGAGGGTCAGATGATCGTTCCATGGCTGATCCCATGGAAAGAACCCAGATTCCTTCCGTGTAGGGAGGGGGACTTACTCAGATCTGAAGCACTTAAacctgcaaaggaaaagcagtatCAATACGCAG
This window contains:
- the LOC110391557 gene encoding myelin-oligodendrocyte glycoprotein-like isoform X5, translating into MHSGSGCNHPRTAHPWRSLLPHLLALLLLRLGSAQSRGVAPRPHVTAIVGQDAVLRCHLSPCKDARSSDIRWILQRSGGLVHHYQNGVDLEQMEEYKGRTELLRHGLSDGNLDLRITAVTSSDSGSYICTVQDGDGYADAVVNLEVSDPFSPIIHSWAAGLAVVLTLLLGSFVIIVFLHRKRVTQRRELKRKGAQLAEQNARSERRDLKLEKQAAKLVEQTEAVEKWNSLLKKDCEETGLRVADLKKIAAKLKERTKELIGVIKAVAIRNSVWKTELEELALSAADLKILAAKLVEQTEAVEKDNSVFMKRTKDVVVESEELGESSPNQRNVGFPMG
- the LOC110391557 gene encoding myelin-oligodendrocyte glycoprotein-like isoform X6, giving the protein MHSGSGCNHPRTAHPWRSLLPHLLALLLLRLGSAQSRGVAPRPHVTAIVGQDAVLRCHLSPCKDARSSDIRWILQRSGGLVHHYQNGVDLEQMEEYKGRTELLRHGLSDGNLDLRITAVTSSDSGSYICTVQDGDGYADAVVNLEVSDPFSPIIHSWAAGLAVVLTLLLGSFVIIVFLHRKRVTQRRELKRKGAQLAEQNARSERRDLKLEKQAAKLVEQTEAVEKWNSLLKKDCEETGLRVADLKKIAAKLKERTKELIGVIKAVAIRNSVWKTELEELALSAADLKILAAKLVEQTEAVEKDNSVFMKRTKDVVVESEELDKQMEESD
- the LOC110391557 gene encoding uncharacterized protein LOC110391557 isoform X1: MHSGSGCNHPRTAHPWRSLLPHLLALLLLRLGSAQSRGVAPRPHVTAIVGQDAVLRCHLSPCKDARSSDIRWILQRSGGLVHHYQNGVDLEQMEEYKGRTELLRHGLSDGNLDLRITAVTSSDSGSYICTVQDGDGYADAVVNLEVSDPFSPIIHSWAAGLAVVLTLLLGSFVIIVFLHRKRVTQRRELKRKGAQLAEQNARSERRDLKLEKQAAKLVEQTEAVEKWNSLLKKDCEETGLRVADLKKIAAKLKERTKELIGVIKAVAIRNSVWKTELEELALSAADLKILAAKLVEQTEAVEKDNSVFKEQAEEMCLRAANLNKLTVESLKRTKDVGESSSLSPKGIWGFPWDGMLSDLITHCLFFLFQW
- the LOC110391557 gene encoding uncharacterized protein LOC110391557 isoform X3 — its product is MHSGSGCNHPRTAHPWRSLLPHLLALLLLRLGSAQSRGVAPRPHVTAIVGQDAVLRCHLSPCKDARSSDIRWILQRSGGLVHHYQNGVDLEQMEEYKGRTELLRHGLSDGNLDLRITAVTSSDSGSYICTVQDGDGYADAVVNLEVSDPFSPIIHSWAAGLAVVLTLLLGSFVIIVFLHRKRVTQRRELKRKGAQLAEQNARSERRDLKLEKQAAKLVEQTEAVEKWNSLLKKDCEETGLRVADLKKIAAKLKERTKELIGVIKAVAIRNSVWKTELEELALSAADLKILAAKLVEQTEAVEKDNSVFKEQAEEMCLRAANLNKLTVESLKRTKDVVVESEELDKQMEESD
- the LOC110391557 gene encoding myelin-oligodendrocyte glycoprotein-like isoform X7; the protein is MHSGSGCNHPRTAHPWRSLLPHLLALLLLRLGSAQSRGVAPRPHVTAIVGQDAVLRCHLSPCKDARSSDIRWILQRSGGLVHHYQNGVDLEQMEEYKGRTELLRHGLSDGNLDLRITAVTSSDSGSYICTVQDGDGYADAVVNLEVSDPFSPIIHSWAAGLAVVLTLLLGSFVIIVFLHRKRVTQRRELKRKGAQLAEQNARSERRDLKLEKQAAKLVEQTEAVEKDNSVFKEQAEEMCLRAANLNKLTVESLKRTKDVGESSSLSPKGIWGFPWDGMLSDLITHCLFFLFQW
- the LOC110391557 gene encoding myelin-oligodendrocyte glycoprotein-like isoform X8 — translated: MHSGSGCNHPRTAHPWRSLLPHLLALLLLRLGSAQSRGVAPRPHVTAIVGQDAVLRCHLSPCKDARSSDIRWILQRSGGLVHHYQNGVDLEQMEEYKGRTELLRHGLSDGNLDLRITAVTSSDSGSYICTVQDGDGYADAVVNLEVSDPFSPIIHSWAAGLAVVLTLLLGSFVIIVFLHRKRVTQRRELKRKGAQLAEQNARSERRDLKLEKQAAKLVEQTEAVEKDNSVFKEQAEEMCLRAANLNKLTVESLKRTKDVVVESEELGESSPNQRNVGFPMG
- the LOC110391557 gene encoding uncharacterized protein LOC110391557 isoform X4 encodes the protein MHSGSGCNHPRTAHPWRSLLPHLLALLLLRLGSAQSRGVAPRPHVTAIVGQDAVLRCHLSPCKDARSSDIRWILQRSGGLVHHYQNGVDLEQMEEYKGRTELLRHGLSDGNLDLRITAVTSSDSGSYICTVQDGDGYADAVVNLEVSDPFSPIIHSWAAGLAVVLTLLLGSFVIIVFLHRKRVTQRRELKRKGAQLAEQNARSERRDLKLEKQAAKLVEQTEAVEKWNSLLKKDCEETGLRVADLKKIAAKLKERTKELIGVIKAVAIRNSVWKTELEELALSAADLKILAAKLVEQTEAVEKDNSVFMKRTKDVGESSSLSPKGIWGFPWDGMLSDLITHCLFFLFQW
- the LOC110391557 gene encoding uncharacterized protein LOC110391557 isoform X2, which gives rise to MHSGSGCNHPRTAHPWRSLLPHLLALLLLRLGSAQSRGVAPRPHVTAIVGQDAVLRCHLSPCKDARSSDIRWILQRSGGLVHHYQNGVDLEQMEEYKGRTELLRHGLSDGNLDLRITAVTSSDSGSYICTVQDGDGYADAVVNLEVSDPFSPIIHSWAAGLAVVLTLLLGSFVIIVFLHRKRVTQRRELKRKGAQLAEQNARSERRDLKLEKQAAKLVEQTEAVEKWNSLLKKDCEETGLRVADLKKIAAKLKERTKELIGVIKAVAIRNSVWKTELEELALSAADLKILAAKLVEQTEAVEKDNSVFKEQAEEMCLRAANLNKLTVESLKRTKDVVVESEELGESSPNQRNVGFPMG